The Streptomyces achromogenes genome window below encodes:
- a CDS encoding ATP-binding cassette domain-containing protein, giving the protein MDGVGVTADGLGLRGPRGWAFRGVDVDAEPASLIAIEGPSGSGRTSLLLALTGRMRTTEGTAAVGTARLPRQMAAVRRASALAHVAGVTDLEPALTVGEHLRERALLQRRFDGSVQDLLRPRAQREARTTSQIDAALAAAGLDREALPKGTRTAVRDLERIEALRLSVALALIGRPRLLGVDDIDLKLTDAERTEVWTLLRSLTEAGTTVLAVCGGEAPEDAVRVRTDTAPDSDPDPNSDPDSDPDAGSPAAQDGVRARSKEETVPTGSGKDDGHVPESGQGGTDARTDDDEERAHAHAETGRA; this is encoded by the coding sequence GTGGACGGAGTCGGTGTCACCGCCGACGGCCTGGGGCTGCGAGGCCCCCGCGGATGGGCGTTCCGGGGCGTGGACGTCGACGCGGAGCCGGCATCGCTGATCGCGATCGAGGGGCCCTCCGGCTCCGGCCGGACGAGCCTGCTGCTCGCCCTCACCGGGCGGATGAGGACCACCGAGGGGACGGCGGCCGTCGGGACGGCCCGCCTGCCCCGGCAGATGGCCGCCGTACGCCGCGCCAGCGCGCTCGCGCACGTCGCCGGTGTGACGGACCTCGAGCCGGCCCTGACGGTCGGCGAGCACCTGCGCGAACGGGCGCTGCTGCAAAGGCGGTTCGACGGCTCCGTACAGGATCTGCTGCGGCCGCGCGCGCAGCGGGAGGCGCGGACGACGTCGCAGATCGACGCCGCGCTCGCCGCCGCCGGGCTCGACCGCGAGGCCCTGCCCAAGGGCACGCGTACCGCCGTCCGCGACCTGGAGCGCATCGAGGCCCTCCGGCTCTCCGTGGCCCTGGCGCTCATCGGGCGCCCCCGACTGCTCGGCGTCGACGACATCGACCTGAAGCTGACGGACGCCGAGCGGACCGAGGTCTGGACGCTGCTCAGGTCGCTCACCGAGGCGGGGACGACGGTCCTCGCCGTGTGCGGCGGGGAGGCTCCCGAGGACGCCGTCCGGGTCCGCACGGACACGGCCCCGGACTCGGACCCGGACCCAAACTCGGACCCGGACTCGGACCCGGACGCCGGGTCGCCGGCCGCGCAGGACGGCGTCCGCGCGCGAAGCAAGGAGGAAACCGTGCCCACCGGGTCGGGCAAGGACGACGGGCACGTCCCGGAGTCCGGACAGGGCGGCACCGACGCCAGGACCGACGACGATGAGGAGAGGGCGCATGCGCACGCCGAGACTGGCCGCGCTTGA
- a CDS encoding SAV_6107 family HEPN domain-containing protein: MANYHAAAAHRRRATGPAPSLTGPASDVHPVLRRTTAPPAALDLLAQARAGLEEAAALETPNDRYATAHLAALRTAAAVLAARGRPEPSSRRRARIRSAWEVLPEIAPELAEWSALFASGARRRARAEAGIQGAAGRRDADDLIRDVAMFLRLVERMLVLQPVLPQPRHEEDGPDGPDAHRRDLPDAG, from the coding sequence ATGGCCAACTACCACGCAGCCGCCGCACACCGGCGCCGCGCCACCGGCCCTGCCCCCTCACTGACCGGCCCGGCGAGCGATGTGCACCCCGTGCTCCGCCGCACCACAGCCCCGCCCGCCGCCCTCGACCTGCTCGCCCAGGCCCGCGCGGGCCTGGAGGAGGCGGCCGCCCTCGAAACCCCCAACGACCGCTATGCCACGGCCCATCTCGCGGCCCTGCGCACCGCGGCGGCCGTGCTCGCCGCCCGAGGCCGCCCCGAACCCTCCTCCCGCCGCCGCGCCCGCATCCGCAGCGCCTGGGAGGTGCTTCCCGAGATAGCACCCGAACTCGCCGAGTGGAGCGCGCTGTTCGCCTCCGGAGCCCGGCGGCGGGCCCGGGCCGAGGCGGGCATCCAGGGCGCGGCCGGCCGGCGGGACGCCGACGACCTGATCCGTGACGTGGCGATGTTCCTCCGTCTCGTCGAGCGCATGCTGGTGCTCCAGCCGGTCCTGCCCCAACCACGCCACGAGGAGGACGGCCCCGACGGCCCCGACGCACACCGGCGCGACCTGCCGGACGCCGGCTGA
- a CDS encoding DUF4126 domain-containing protein: protein MSVLPLVFTSGWASGINAYAVVLLLGVFGATGLSDDVPGTLQRPEVLIAAGVLFLCEAVADKIPYVDSAWDAVHTVVRPAAGAWVGAVLAGQSGSLSDAAAALLGGSTALASHAVKAGTRMAVNSSPEPFSNVIVSLAEDLGVAGIVTFAIFHPVAASVVAATLLVAGLTVLCFLVSRIRRFLRRRAQRREERRLTRLPWPPPG from the coding sequence GTGTCCGTACTCCCCCTCGTCTTCACCAGCGGCTGGGCCAGCGGCATCAACGCCTACGCGGTGGTGCTGCTGCTCGGCGTGTTCGGCGCCACCGGCCTGAGCGACGACGTCCCCGGGACGCTCCAGCGCCCCGAGGTGCTCATCGCCGCGGGCGTCCTGTTCCTCTGCGAGGCGGTCGCCGACAAGATCCCGTACGTGGACTCGGCGTGGGATGCCGTGCACACGGTCGTCCGGCCCGCGGCGGGAGCCTGGGTGGGCGCGGTGCTCGCCGGGCAGAGCGGCTCGCTCTCCGACGCGGCTGCCGCCCTGCTCGGCGGTTCGACGGCGCTGGCCAGCCACGCCGTCAAGGCCGGCACCCGGATGGCGGTGAACTCCTCGCCGGAGCCGTTCAGCAACGTGATCGTGAGCCTGGCCGAGGATCTCGGGGTCGCCGGGATCGTGACGTTCGCGATCTTCCATCCGGTGGCCGCCTCGGTCGTCGCGGCGACGCTGCTGGTGGCCGGTCTGACGGTCCTGTGCTTCCTCGTCTCACGGATCCGGCGCTTCCTGCGGCGCAGGGCGCAGCGGCGGGAGGAACGCCGGCTCACCCGGCTCCCGTGGCCGCCGCCGGGCTGA
- a CDS encoding TetR/AcrR family transcriptional regulator gives MESSTTPGGRTRREATRQKLYEAAVTLIAEQGFSATTVDEIAERAGVAKGTVYYNFASKSVLFEELLRHGVGLLTASLREAAERTAAAGGGKVDALDAMIRAGLVFIDRYPSFTQLYVAELWRTNRAWQSTLMVVRQEAVAVVEGVLREGVDNGEFSDEIDVPLTAAALVGMVLVAALDWQAFQPERSLDDVHSALSRLLQGRVSGRR, from the coding sequence ATGGAAAGCAGCACCACCCCGGGCGGCCGCACCCGCCGCGAGGCCACCCGGCAGAAGCTCTACGAGGCGGCCGTCACCCTCATCGCCGAGCAGGGCTTCTCCGCGACCACCGTCGACGAGATCGCCGAACGGGCCGGCGTCGCCAAGGGCACGGTCTACTACAACTTCGCGAGCAAGTCGGTCCTGTTCGAGGAGTTGCTGCGGCACGGCGTGGGCCTGCTCACCGCCTCGCTGCGCGAAGCCGCCGAGCGCACGGCCGCGGCGGGCGGCGGCAAGGTCGACGCGCTGGACGCGATGATCCGCGCGGGCCTCGTCTTCATCGACCGCTATCCGTCCTTCACCCAGCTGTACGTGGCCGAGCTGTGGCGCACCAACCGGGCCTGGCAGTCCACGCTGATGGTGGTCCGGCAGGAGGCGGTGGCCGTCGTCGAGGGTGTGCTGCGCGAGGGCGTGGACAACGGCGAGTTCAGCGACGAGATCGACGTGCCTCTGACTGCGGCCGCGCTGGTCGGCATGGTGCTGGTGGCCGCCCTCGACTGGCAGGCCTTCCAGCCGGAACGGTCCCTGGACGACGTCCATTCCGCGCTCTCGCGGCTGTTGCAGGGGCGGGTCAGCGGGCGCCGCTAG
- a CDS encoding YhgE/Pip family protein, which produces MRTPRLAALELRRFGRGRLPRAALVALLLLPLLYGALYLYSFWDPYGRLDRIPVALVNDDRGARADGKRITAGDDITAKLRDSAVFDWHEVSAQEARAGVEDGRYYLSLTMPADLSRRIASSSGDSPATGALQVHTNDANNYIVGQISRTVFSEVRTAASTKTSRSFLDKIFVSFSDIHGKTQQAADGADDLTGGIGKAKKGSKALADGLGDAKDGSGKLAKGLTRLDERADALEDGSQKVADGTQALADRVNGFSGAVGPFLQDNEKAIGDTAQLVADSAELIDGDLAALVKAAPPAAKAAHTASDTLATLHRARCETPVLPDPACADLAKAKDSAADVATVADDVNTLIADQDGDLKTLRTNLGALRKQAQSLADDAPHLSEDLSDAVTKVNALNTGASKVAKGVKKLNGGLGTAKTGSVDLDTGVGKLETGAENLDGGMFKLSDGSGKLADGLHDGVRRIPDYDERQRDARTAVMADPVRLVSQDLHKAPNYGTGFAPYFIPLSLWVGAMVAYMLIAPMNRRALAAGAPAWRIALAGWLPVVAIGVLQTTALMAVLHWWVGLEMVRAAGTVGFLFLVSACFAALVQWLNARFGAAGRILVLALLMLQLTSAGGTYPVQTSPGFFNAVHPYLPMSHVVDALRRLITGGGLEPVWHACVVLVAFTAGALALTALSARRRQVWTLDRLHPELTL; this is translated from the coding sequence ATGCGCACGCCGAGACTGGCCGCGCTTGAGCTACGGCGGTTCGGCCGGGGCCGGCTCCCACGGGCGGCCCTGGTCGCGCTTCTGCTGCTGCCGCTGCTGTACGGGGCGCTGTACCTGTACTCCTTCTGGGACCCGTACGGCAGGCTCGACCGCATCCCCGTGGCGCTGGTGAACGACGACCGGGGCGCGAGGGCCGACGGGAAGCGGATCACCGCCGGGGACGACATCACCGCGAAGCTGCGCGACAGCGCGGTCTTCGACTGGCACGAGGTGAGCGCCCAGGAGGCACGCGCGGGCGTGGAGGACGGCAGGTACTACCTGTCGCTGACCATGCCCGCCGACCTCAGCCGGCGGATCGCCTCCAGTTCCGGCGACTCCCCCGCGACCGGCGCCCTCCAGGTACACACGAACGACGCGAACAACTACATCGTCGGGCAGATCTCCCGGACCGTCTTCAGCGAGGTGCGCACGGCCGCGTCCACGAAGACCTCCCGCTCCTTCCTCGACAAGATCTTCGTGTCCTTCTCCGACATCCACGGCAAGACCCAGCAGGCCGCCGACGGGGCCGACGACCTGACCGGCGGCATCGGGAAGGCCAAGAAGGGCTCCAAGGCCCTCGCCGACGGGCTGGGCGACGCCAAGGACGGCAGCGGCAAGCTGGCCAAGGGGCTGACCAGGCTCGACGAGCGCGCCGACGCCCTCGAGGACGGCTCGCAGAAGGTCGCCGACGGCACCCAGGCGCTCGCCGACAGGGTCAACGGCTTCTCCGGCGCGGTGGGGCCCTTCCTCCAGGACAACGAGAAGGCCATCGGCGACACCGCCCAACTGGTCGCCGACTCCGCCGAGCTGATCGACGGCGATCTGGCGGCCCTGGTGAAGGCGGCGCCGCCCGCCGCCAAGGCCGCCCACACGGCCTCCGACACCCTCGCCACCCTCCACAGGGCGCGCTGCGAGACGCCCGTGCTGCCCGACCCCGCCTGCGCCGACCTGGCGAAGGCCAAGGACTCGGCCGCCGACGTGGCGACGGTCGCCGACGACGTCAACACGCTGATCGCGGACCAGGACGGCGACCTGAAGACGCTCCGCACGAACCTGGGCGCCCTGCGGAAGCAGGCGCAGTCGCTCGCCGACGACGCCCCGCATCTCTCCGAGGACCTCTCCGACGCCGTGACCAAGGTCAACGCGCTGAACACGGGGGCCTCGAAGGTGGCCAAGGGCGTCAAGAAGCTGAACGGCGGGCTCGGCACCGCGAAGACGGGCTCCGTCGACCTGGACACGGGCGTCGGCAAGCTGGAGACGGGCGCCGAGAACCTCGACGGCGGCATGTTCAAGCTCTCCGACGGCTCCGGCAAGCTCGCCGACGGCCTGCACGACGGCGTCCGGCGGATCCCCGACTACGACGAGCGGCAGCGCGACGCGCGCACCGCCGTCATGGCCGACCCCGTGCGGCTCGTCTCCCAGGACCTGCACAAGGCGCCCAACTACGGCACCGGATTCGCCCCGTACTTCATCCCGCTGTCGCTGTGGGTGGGCGCGATGGTCGCCTACATGCTGATCGCCCCGATGAACCGGCGCGCGCTCGCCGCCGGCGCCCCGGCGTGGCGGATCGCCCTGGCGGGCTGGCTCCCGGTGGTGGCGATCGGGGTGCTGCAGACCACGGCGCTGATGGCCGTGCTGCACTGGTGGGTCGGTCTCGAGATGGTGCGGGCGGCGGGCACGGTGGGCTTCCTGTTCCTGGTGTCGGCGTGCTTCGCGGCGCTCGTGCAGTGGCTCAACGCGCGCTTCGGAGCGGCGGGCCGGATCCTCGTCCTCGCCCTGCTGATGCTGCAGCTGACGTCCGCGGGCGGCACCTATCCCGTGCAGACCAGCCCCGGCTTCTTCAACGCGGTCCATCCCTACCTGCCGATGAGTCACGTGGTCGACGCGCTGCGCCGGCTCATCACGGGCGGCGGACTGGAACCGGTGTGGCACGCGTGCGTGGTGCTCGTCGCCTTCACCGCGGGAGCTCTCGCGCTGACCGCCCTGTCGGCGCGCCGCCGCCAGGTGTGGACCCTGGACAGGCTGCACCCGGAGCTGACCCTGTGA
- a CDS encoding methyltransferase, producing the protein MSDPMRPPASHPRSRASLRTAVVWEVLQDALERRVKATGRESLDVLDTGGGSGNFAVPVALLGHRVTVVDPSPNALFALERRTAEAGVADRVKGVQGDAHGLFDVVERGGYDAVLCHGVLEYLDDPAEGVRNAVAALRPDGLVSLLAAGLGGAVLARALAGHFTEAHRALTGADGRWGEGDPVPRRFTAEQLTALVEGAGLQVGAVHGVRVFADLVPGVLVDTEPGALEALLKLEEAAAELPAFHSVATQLHVLGETRGTDGS; encoded by the coding sequence GTGTCGGATCCGATGCGCCCGCCCGCCTCCCACCCCCGCTCCCGCGCCTCTCTGCGTACCGCAGTGGTATGGGAGGTCCTCCAGGACGCCCTCGAGCGCCGGGTCAAGGCGACCGGTCGTGAGTCGCTGGACGTTCTCGACACCGGGGGCGGCAGCGGCAACTTCGCGGTGCCCGTCGCCCTCCTCGGGCACCGGGTCACGGTCGTCGACCCCAGCCCCAACGCGCTGTTCGCCCTCGAGCGCCGCACCGCCGAGGCAGGCGTCGCCGACCGCGTGAAGGGCGTCCAGGGCGACGCCCACGGGCTGTTCGACGTGGTCGAGCGCGGCGGTTACGACGCCGTCCTGTGCCACGGCGTCCTGGAGTACCTCGACGACCCGGCCGAGGGAGTCCGCAACGCGGTGGCCGCGCTGCGCCCCGACGGCCTCGTCAGCCTCCTCGCCGCAGGCCTCGGCGGAGCCGTGCTCGCGCGCGCCCTCGCCGGCCACTTCACGGAGGCCCACCGGGCGCTCACCGGCGCGGACGGCCGCTGGGGCGAGGGCGACCCCGTGCCGCGCCGCTTCACCGCCGAGCAGCTCACCGCGCTGGTCGAGGGCGCGGGCCTCCAGGTCGGCGCGGTGCACGGCGTCCGGGTCTTCGCCGACCTCGTGCCCGGGGTCCTCGTGGACACCGAGCCCGGCGCCCTCGAGGCGCTGCTCAAGCTCGAGGAGGCCGCCGCCGAACTCCCCGCGTTCCACTCCGTGGCCACCCAGCTCCATGTGCTCGGTGAGACGCGGGGGACCGACGGGAGCTGA